The following coding sequences are from one Pongo abelii isolate AG06213 chromosome 3, NHGRI_mPonAbe1-v2.0_pri, whole genome shotgun sequence window:
- the LSM6 gene encoding U6 snRNA-associated Sm-like protein LSm6 isoform X1 yields MVLSPIARRFLCVRVSAHLHSRHFLRIVKMSLRKQTPSDFLKQIIGRPVVVKLNSGVDYRGVLACLDGYMNIALEQTEEYVNGQLKNKYGDAFIRGNNVLYISTQKRRM; encoded by the exons ATGGTCTTAAGTCCTATCGCCCGACGTTTTCTGTGCGTACGCGTGTCCGCACACCTGCATAGCAGGCATTTTTTAAG GATTGTTAAAATGAGTCTTCGGAAGCAAACCCCTAGTGACTTCTTAAAGCAAATCATCGGACGACCAGTTGTGGTAAAATTAAATTCTGGAGTGGATTATCGAG GGGTCCTGGCTTGCCTGGATGGCTACATGAATATAGCCCTGGAGCAGACAGAAGAATATGTAAATGGACAACTGAAGAATAAGTATGGGGATGCATTTATCCGAGGAAACAATG tatTGTACATCAGTACACAGAAGAGACGGATGTGA
- the LSM6 gene encoding U6 snRNA-associated Sm-like protein LSm6 isoform X2, producing the protein MVLSPIARRFLCVRVSAHLHSRHFLRIVKMSLRKQTPSDFLKQIIGRPVVVKLNSGVDYRGVLACLDGYMNIALEQTEEYVNGQLKNKYGDAFIRGNNDHTS; encoded by the exons ATGGTCTTAAGTCCTATCGCCCGACGTTTTCTGTGCGTACGCGTGTCCGCACACCTGCATAGCAGGCATTTTTTAAG GATTGTTAAAATGAGTCTTCGGAAGCAAACCCCTAGTGACTTCTTAAAGCAAATCATCGGACGACCAGTTGTGGTAAAATTAAATTCTGGAGTGGATTATCGAG GGGTCCTGGCTTGCCTGGATGGCTACATGAATATAGCCCTGGAGCAGACAGAAGAATATGTAAATGGACAACTGAAGAATAAGTATGGGGATGCATTTATCCGAGGAAACAATG ACCACACATCCTAA
- the LSM6 gene encoding U6 snRNA-associated Sm-like protein LSm6 isoform X3, with protein MSLRKQTPSDFLKQIIGRPVVVKLNSGVDYRGVLACLDGYMNIALEQTEEYVNGQLKNKYGDAFIRGNNVLYISTQKRRM; from the exons ATGAGTCTTCGGAAGCAAACCCCTAGTGACTTCTTAAAGCAAATCATCGGACGACCAGTTGTGGTAAAATTAAATTCTGGAGTGGATTATCGAG GGGTCCTGGCTTGCCTGGATGGCTACATGAATATAGCCCTGGAGCAGACAGAAGAATATGTAAATGGACAACTGAAGAATAAGTATGGGGATGCATTTATCCGAGGAAACAATG tatTGTACATCAGTACACAGAAGAGACGGATGTGA